A portion of the Echeneis naucrates chromosome 5, fEcheNa1.1, whole genome shotgun sequence genome contains these proteins:
- the ppm1j gene encoding protein phosphatase 1H gives MMISKVKNAMSTLVGGMMPHGHHHHHHHHPGGGQQTCGADTPPPRFPYGRPDFLDLTPELLQYSTDHASRPVLTLKRGSRLPWGTGYAEVINAGKSMLNEDQASCEKLFVKKPSGKQRNSTLLEDNGDGTGIPLHFWGVFDGHAGSGAAIMASKLLHRLIRDRLGEICHLLENPSSAPPICLAKNGSPYQAETKKGASQDPEDPDAINDSTVRFHMEKVVSLESLVMGVIETAFKQMDDLIEKEKLSYAISGGCCALSAIHLMGKLYIANAGDSRAIIIRNNEVIPMTNEFTPESERQRLQYLGFLRPELLGDEFTHIEFPRRIQHSELGKKMLYRDHTMTGWSYKTIVEDDLKFPLIYGEGKKARVMATIGVTRGLGDHDLKVYNSNIYIKPFLSCVPEVKVYNLDENKHGPDDVLVMGTDGLWDVTTDREVADAVSAYLSCCDPSDPMRYTLAAQDLLMRSRGVLKERGWRLPNDKLGSGDDITVFVIPLAGIESET, from the exons aTGATGATCAGCAAAGTTAAAAACGCCATGTCCACCTTGGTAGGAGGGATGATGCCGCACggacaccaccaccatcaccaccaccacccggGTGGGGGCCAGCAGACCTGCGGAGCGGACACCCCGCCGCCGCGCTTCCCTTACGGCCGGCCGGATTTCTTGGACCTCACCCCGGAGCTCCTCCAGTACTCCACCGACCACGCATCGCGGCCGGTGCTGACGCTGAAGCGGGGCAGCAGGCTCCCCTGGGGAACGGGATACGCAGA GGTTATAAATGCGGGGAAGAGCATGCTGAACGAGGACCAGGCCTCATGTGAAAAACTGTTTGTGAAGAAGCCGAGTGGCAAACAGAGAAACTCCACTCTGCTGGAGGACAACGGG GATGGCACGGGGATTCCTCTCCACTTCTGGGGGGTGTTTGATGGACATGCAGGTTCTGGAGCTGCCATCATGGCCTCCAAGCTCCTTCACCGTCTCATCAGAGATCGCCTGGGAGAAATCTGCCACCTGCTCGAGAATCCCAGCAGTGCACCTCCCATCTGCCTGGCCAAGAACGGCAGCCCATACCAGGCGGAAACAAAGAAAGGAGCTTCACAGGACCCAGAGGATCCTGACGCTATAAATGACTCTACAGTTCGCTTTCACATGGAGAAGGTTGTCAGTTTGGAGAGTCTGGTGATGGGAGTCATAGAGACTGCCTTCAAACAGATG gaCGACCTAATTGAAAAGGAGAAATTGTCCTACGCCATCTCTGGTGGGTGCTGCGCCTTAAGTGCCATTCACTTAATGGGGAAACTCTACATAGCGAATGCTGGAGATAGCAG GGCCATAATCATACGAAATAATGAAGTTATTCCCATGACTAATGAATTCACACCTGAGTCAGAGAGACAGCGGCTACAGTATCTG GGCTTCCTGAGGCCAGAGCTCCTGGGTGATGAGTTCACTCACATTGAGTTTCCTCGTAGGATCCAGCACAGCGAGCTGGGCAAAAAGATGCTCTACAGAGACCACACCATGACCGGCTG GTCCTACAAGACAATCGTTGAAGATGATCTGAAATTCCCGCTGATATACggagagggaaaaaag GCTCGAGTCATGGCAACAATTGGAGTGACCCGCGGGCTGGGAGATCATGACCTGAAGGTGTACAACTCCAACATTTACATCAAGCCCTTCCTGTCCTGCGTCCCTGAG GTGAAGGTTTATAAcctggatgaaaacaaacatggccCAGACGACGTCCTGGTCATGGGTACGGATGGACTGTGGGACGTAACGACGGACAGGGAAGTGGCAGATGCTGTGTCAGCCTACTTATCCTGCTGTGACCCCTCTGATCCTATGAG GTACACACTGGCTGCCCAGGACCTGCTGATGAGGTCTCGAGGAGTGCTGAAAGAACGCGGTTGGCGGCTACCAAATGACAAACTGGGCTCAGGTGATGACATAACCGTGTTTGTCATCCCACTGGCAGGGATTGAGTCAGAGACATGA